From one Streptomyces sp. SCSIO 30461 genomic stretch:
- a CDS encoding succinate dehydrogenase/fumarate reductase iron-sulfur subunit, which yields MSTYDARFRVWRGDQEGGELTDFTVEVHDGEVVLDIIHRLQATQAPDLAVRWNCKAGKCGSCSAEVNGRPRLMCMTRMSVFSQEETITVTPLRAFPVLRDLVTDVSFNYTKAREVPSFVPPAGLAPGEYRMQQSDVDRSQEFRKCIECFLCQDTCHVVRDHEENKPVFAGPRFLMRVAELDMHPLDAAAESGLDRKRAAQDEHGLGYCNITKCCTEVCPEGIKITDNALIPLKERAVDRKYDPLVWLGSRIRRRTQ from the coding sequence ATGAGCACGTACGACGCCCGGTTCAGGGTGTGGCGGGGCGACCAGGAAGGCGGCGAGCTCACGGACTTCACCGTCGAGGTCCACGACGGCGAGGTCGTACTGGACATCATCCACCGGCTCCAGGCCACCCAGGCACCCGATCTGGCGGTGCGCTGGAACTGCAAGGCGGGCAAGTGCGGTTCGTGCAGCGCTGAGGTCAACGGGCGCCCCCGGCTGATGTGCATGACCCGGATGTCGGTCTTCTCGCAGGAGGAGACCATCACGGTGACCCCCCTGCGGGCCTTCCCTGTGCTGCGCGACCTGGTCACCGATGTCTCCTTCAACTACACCAAGGCCCGCGAGGTGCCTTCGTTCGTCCCGCCCGCCGGGCTTGCCCCGGGCGAGTACCGCATGCAGCAGTCCGACGTGGACCGCTCCCAGGAGTTCCGCAAGTGCATCGAGTGCTTCCTGTGTCAGGACACCTGCCATGTGGTGCGCGACCACGAGGAGAACAAGCCGGTCTTCGCCGGCCCCCGCTTCCTGATGCGTGTCGCGGAGCTGGACATGCACCCCCTGGACGCCGCCGCCGAGTCCGGGCTCGACCGCAAACGCGCCGCCCAGGACGAGCACGGTCTGGGCTACTGCAACATCACCAAGTGCTGCACGGAGGTGTGCCCCGAGGGCATCAAGATCACCGACAACGCCCTGATCCCGCTGAAGGAGCGCGCGGTGGACCGCAAGTACGACCCGCTGGTCTGGCTCGGCAGCAGGATCCGCCGCCGGACGCAGTGA
- a CDS encoding fumarate reductase/succinate dehydrogenase flavoprotein subunit: MTEPERQEWDVVVVGAGGAGLRAAIEAREQGARTAVICKSLFGKAHTVMAEGGIAASMANANPHDNWQVHFRDTMRGGKFLNQWRMAELHAQEAPERVWELETWGALFDRTKDGRISQRNFGGHEYPRLAHVGDRTGLELIRTLQQKIVSLQQEDKAEFGDYEARLKVFQECTVTRVLKDGARVSGVFCYERESGRFLVLEAPSVVLATGGIGKSFKVTSNSWEYTGDGHALALLAGAPLVNMEFVQFHPTGMVWPPSVKGILVTESVRGDGGVLRNSDGKRFMFDYVPDVFKEKYAESEEEGDRWYEDPDNNRRPPELLPRDEVARAINAEVKAGRGSPHGGVFLDVSTRMPAEAIRRRLPSMYHQFKELADVDITAEAMEVGPTCHYVMGGVAVDSDTAAAVGVPGLYAAGEVAGGMHGSNRLGGNSLSDLLVFGRRAGLHAARYAAESAGARPVADPGRIEAAAAEALRPFSAAKPEPGAVPENPYTLHQELQQSMNDLVGIIRREPEMTQALAKLAELRVRARCAGVEGHRQFNPGWHLALDLRNMLLVSECVARAALERTESRGGHTREDFPGMDREWRAVNLLCRLADPTGGSAATDPERGQITLVRRTTEPIRNDLLALFEKEELVKYLAEEELYA; the protein is encoded by the coding sequence ATGACCGAGCCGGAACGCCAGGAGTGGGACGTCGTCGTGGTGGGCGCGGGAGGCGCGGGCTTGCGGGCAGCCATCGAGGCTCGCGAGCAGGGCGCCCGCACCGCCGTGATCTGCAAGTCGCTCTTCGGGAAGGCGCACACGGTCATGGCGGAAGGCGGGATCGCCGCCTCCATGGCCAATGCGAACCCCCATGACAACTGGCAGGTCCACTTCCGCGACACCATGCGCGGAGGCAAGTTCCTCAACCAGTGGCGGATGGCCGAGCTGCACGCCCAGGAGGCGCCCGAGCGGGTCTGGGAACTGGAGACCTGGGGCGCGCTGTTCGACCGCACGAAGGACGGGAGGATCTCCCAGCGCAACTTCGGCGGCCATGAGTATCCGCGCCTCGCCCACGTCGGCGACCGTACCGGGCTGGAACTGATCCGCACCCTCCAGCAGAAGATCGTCTCCCTCCAGCAGGAGGACAAGGCCGAGTTCGGCGATTACGAGGCCCGGCTGAAGGTCTTCCAGGAATGCACGGTGACGCGGGTCCTGAAGGACGGCGCCCGAGTGTCGGGGGTCTTCTGCTACGAGCGCGAGTCAGGCCGCTTCCTCGTGCTGGAAGCACCATCGGTGGTACTGGCCACCGGCGGCATCGGCAAGTCCTTCAAGGTGACGTCGAACTCCTGGGAGTACACAGGCGACGGGCACGCGCTGGCGCTGCTCGCCGGGGCTCCGCTGGTCAACATGGAGTTCGTGCAGTTCCACCCGACCGGAATGGTCTGGCCGCCGTCGGTGAAGGGCATCCTCGTCACCGAGTCGGTGCGTGGCGACGGAGGCGTACTGCGCAACAGCGACGGCAAGCGGTTCATGTTCGACTACGTCCCGGATGTCTTCAAGGAGAAGTACGCGGAATCCGAGGAAGAGGGCGACCGCTGGTACGAGGACCCGGACAACAACCGGCGCCCGCCGGAGCTGCTCCCCCGCGACGAGGTGGCCCGTGCCATCAACGCCGAGGTGAAGGCGGGCCGCGGCTCCCCGCACGGCGGCGTTTTCCTCGACGTGTCGACCCGGATGCCCGCCGAGGCGATCAGACGCCGACTGCCGTCCATGTACCACCAGTTCAAGGAGCTGGCGGATGTGGACATCACGGCGGAGGCGATGGAGGTCGGACCGACCTGCCACTACGTGATGGGCGGTGTCGCGGTCGACTCCGACACGGCCGCCGCGGTCGGTGTTCCCGGGCTCTACGCTGCGGGCGAGGTCGCGGGCGGGATGCACGGCTCCAACCGGCTCGGCGGCAACTCGCTCTCCGACCTGCTGGTGTTCGGCCGCCGGGCGGGGCTGCACGCCGCCCGCTACGCGGCGGAATCCGCCGGAGCCAGGCCGGTCGCCGATCCGGGCCGTATCGAGGCGGCCGCGGCGGAGGCACTGCGCCCGTTCAGCGCGGCGAAGCCGGAGCCCGGCGCGGTACCCGAGAACCCGTACACCCTCCACCAGGAACTCCAGCAGTCCATGAACGACCTCGTCGGCATCATCAGGCGTGAGCCCGAGATGACGCAAGCGCTCGCGAAACTGGCCGAGCTCCGGGTCCGTGCCCGGTGCGCAGGGGTCGAGGGGCACCGCCAGTTCAACCCGGGCTGGCACCTCGCCCTTGACCTGCGCAACATGCTGCTGGTCAGCGAGTGCGTCGCCCGCGCGGCGCTGGAACGCACCGAGAGCCGCGGCGGCCACACCCGTGAGGACTTCCCCGGGATGGACCGCGAGTGGCGGGCGGTCAATCTGCTGTGCCGACTGGCGGACCCCACGGGCGGGTCGGCCGCCACCGACCCGGAGCGCGGCCAGATCACACTCGTCCGCAGGACCACCGAGCCGATCCGCAACGACCTGCTCGCCCTGTTCGAGAAAGAGGAACTGGTCAAGTACCTCGCCGAAGAGGAGCTGTACGCATGA
- a CDS encoding hydrophobic protein, which translates to MVPLLLVLLLAVILFGAGFAVKVLWWVALAVLVLWLLGFVMRSTNAGGGRGRWYRW; encoded by the coding sequence ATGGTTCCCCTGCTACTCGTTCTGCTTCTCGCCGTGATTCTCTTCGGTGCCGGATTCGCTGTGAAGGTGCTGTGGTGGGTGGCCCTCGCCGTTCTGGTGCTGTGGTTGCTCGGCTTCGTCATGCGCTCCACCAACGCGGGCGGCGGCCGTGGCCGCTGGTATCGATGGTGA
- a CDS encoding TPM domain-containing protein has protein sequence MTRIATRALTALLVAAWWLLVPAAQCEARAEDPVRLSGQGQITDPVGALGDLDGQVEAAQDRLYDTHGVQLFVVYVRDFSGRSAQAWADETATKNGLGRDDILMAVATRDRQYAYSADTDAPLSQQQMDDVARTAIEPALRQNDWAGAAIGAANGYAAVLSGRSVPVPSITPGPADPAGGDARGASDTDLIVPIAVAGGASALAVYAYTRRRRRAAERTTPGGATHEKGWGHPGGGTGAGSPTPLPELPELDARAKQTLVETDDAIRTSREELGFATAQFGEEATKPFTEALEYAQGELTAAFRLRQALDDAYPEDDATRRLMLDEIISRCAEADRRLDAETDGFDRLRALEENAPHALATADAAYRELTGRTDTAQATLTVMGRRYAESAAAPVAGDVEQARQRLLFASATLGEARRALEQGDNAAAAVQIRAAEGAVDQATRLIDAVDRRAQDLAEAAGKLPGALSETDADLADARGLLEGTAAGISTADLQGRIGRAEAVVAEVRHAVQSGPYDPIDALRRVEEADAMLDEALAGARESEQAARRARALLDQATLTARSTVTAATDFITTHRGAVGAQARTRLTEAHRRLERAEELASVDPQGALPEAQQAGALARQAQGLAEQDVRSYGDPFGPGGGAGRMGGSGGGLNGAVLGGIILGGLLGGGGHRGVGGLGGGVGGGFGGRPGSFGGGGTRGRMGGGGRF, from the coding sequence GTGACACGAATAGCCACCCGGGCCCTGACCGCCCTGCTGGTGGCGGCGTGGTGGCTCCTCGTGCCCGCCGCTCAGTGCGAAGCACGCGCCGAAGACCCGGTGCGACTGTCGGGACAGGGCCAGATCACCGATCCCGTGGGCGCACTGGGCGATCTGGACGGGCAGGTGGAAGCGGCTCAGGACCGCCTCTACGACACGCACGGCGTGCAGCTTTTCGTGGTCTACGTACGCGACTTCTCCGGGCGCTCCGCGCAGGCTTGGGCCGACGAGACCGCCACGAAGAACGGCCTCGGGCGGGACGACATCCTGATGGCGGTGGCCACGCGCGACCGGCAGTACGCCTATTCGGCGGACACCGACGCGCCCCTCTCCCAGCAGCAGATGGACGACGTGGCCCGTACGGCGATCGAACCGGCACTGCGGCAGAACGACTGGGCCGGCGCCGCGATCGGCGCCGCGAACGGCTACGCCGCCGTCCTTTCCGGGCGGTCCGTACCCGTCCCCTCCATCACCCCGGGACCCGCCGATCCGGCAGGCGGCGACGCACGTGGGGCGTCCGACACGGATCTGATCGTGCCGATCGCCGTGGCGGGCGGGGCGAGCGCACTCGCCGTGTACGCGTACACCCGCCGCAGGCGCAGGGCCGCGGAACGCACCACGCCCGGTGGCGCGACGCACGAGAAGGGCTGGGGCCACCCGGGAGGAGGAACCGGCGCTGGGTCGCCGACTCCGCTGCCTGAGCTACCGGAGCTCGACGCCCGGGCCAAGCAGACCCTGGTCGAGACGGACGACGCCATCCGCACCAGCCGGGAGGAACTCGGATTCGCCACCGCGCAGTTCGGCGAGGAGGCGACCAAGCCGTTCACCGAGGCGCTGGAGTACGCCCAAGGCGAGCTGACGGCCGCGTTCCGGCTGCGACAGGCACTCGACGACGCGTATCCGGAGGACGACGCGACCAGGCGCCTGATGCTGGACGAGATCATCTCCCGCTGCGCGGAGGCCGACCGGAGACTGGACGCGGAGACCGACGGATTCGACCGGCTGCGGGCCCTGGAGGAGAACGCGCCGCACGCCCTCGCCACCGCCGACGCCGCCTATCGCGAGCTGACCGGCCGGACGGACACCGCGCAGGCCACGCTGACCGTGATGGGACGGAGATACGCCGAGTCCGCCGCGGCTCCCGTGGCCGGGGACGTCGAACAGGCCAGGCAGCGACTGCTGTTCGCGTCCGCCACCCTCGGTGAGGCGCGCCGTGCCCTGGAGCAGGGCGACAATGCCGCCGCTGCCGTCCAGATCAGGGCGGCCGAAGGCGCGGTCGACCAGGCCACCCGGCTCATCGACGCGGTCGACCGGCGTGCCCAGGACCTGGCGGAGGCCGCAGGCAAGCTCCCGGGGGCGCTCAGCGAGACGGACGCCGACCTGGCCGACGCTCGCGGCCTGCTGGAGGGCACGGCGGCGGGTATCTCCACGGCCGACCTCCAGGGCCGTATCGGCCGCGCGGAAGCGGTCGTCGCCGAGGTGCGGCACGCCGTACAGAGCGGCCCTTACGACCCGATCGACGCGTTGCGCAGGGTGGAGGAGGCGGACGCGATGCTGGACGAGGCGCTCGCGGGCGCCCGGGAGAGCGAACAGGCGGCACGCCGCGCCCGGGCGCTGCTCGACCAGGCGACGCTCACCGCGCGCTCGACGGTCACGGCGGCCACGGACTTCATCACGACGCACCGCGGGGCTGTCGGCGCCCAGGCCCGTACGCGGCTCACGGAGGCGCACCGCAGGCTGGAACGGGCGGAGGAGCTGGCGAGCGTGGACCCCCAGGGCGCGCTGCCCGAGGCCCAGCAGGCGGGCGCGCTCGCCCGGCAGGCGCAGGGGCTCGCCGAGCAGGACGTGCGATCGTACGGAGACCCGTTCGGGCCTGGCGGGGGCGCCGGGCGGATGGGCGGAAGCGGTGGCGGGCTCAATGGCGCAGTGCTCGGCGGGATCATCCTCGGCGGGCTGCTGGGCGGTGGCGGTCACCGTGGCGTAGGCGGGCTCGGCGGGGGCGTGGGCGGCGGCTTCGGCGGGCGTCCCGGCAGTTTCGGCGGGGGTGGCACACGCGGCCGAATGGGAGGCGGCGGCCGTTTCTGA
- a CDS encoding PspA/IM30 family protein, translating to MTKQTILGRVAQLAKANINALLDQAEDPQKMLDQLIRDYTNNIAEAEQAVAGTIGNLRLMEQDHREDAEAAEEWGGKALAASRKADELRTSGQGAEADTFDNLAKVALQRQLQSEREAKTAEPTIAAQTEVVDQLKKGLEQMRAKLGELKAKRDELVARSKSAQAQNQMMDAVKNIDVLDPTSELSRFEDKVRREEAKALGKQELAASSLDAQFEQLDALGDGAEIEARLAALKAA from the coding sequence ATGACGAAGCAGACCATCCTCGGCCGGGTCGCCCAGCTCGCGAAGGCCAACATCAACGCGCTCCTGGATCAGGCCGAGGACCCGCAGAAGATGCTCGACCAGCTGATCCGGGACTACACCAACAACATCGCCGAGGCCGAGCAGGCGGTCGCCGGCACCATCGGCAATCTGCGGCTGATGGAGCAGGACCACCGCGAGGACGCGGAGGCGGCCGAGGAGTGGGGCGGAAAGGCTCTGGCGGCGAGCAGGAAGGCCGACGAGCTGCGGACGTCGGGCCAGGGCGCGGAAGCGGACACCTTCGACAACCTCGCCAAGGTCGCGCTGCAGCGGCAGTTGCAGTCCGAGCGGGAGGCGAAGACCGCCGAGCCGACGATCGCCGCGCAGACGGAGGTCGTGGACCAGCTCAAGAAGGGCCTCGAACAGATGCGGGCCAAGCTCGGTGAGCTCAAGGCGAAGCGGGACGAGTTGGTGGCCAGGTCCAAGTCCGCCCAGGCGCAGAACCAGATGATGGACGCGGTCAAGAACATCGACGTACTGGATCCCACCAGCGAGCTGAGCCGCTTCGAGGACAAGGTGCGCAGGGAAGAGGCCAAGGCCCTGGGCAAGCAGGAGCTCGCCGCGTCGTCACTGGACGCGCAGTTCGAGCAGTTGGACGCGCTCGGGGACGGCGCGGAGATCGAGGCTCGGCTGGCGGCGCTGAAGGCCGCTTAA
- a CDS encoding CsbD family protein — MTAGEKAKAKIEQAEGKGKEFLGNAVGNDRMAAEGRAEKSLGDARQSKEKAKDAFKR, encoded by the coding sequence ATGACTGCCGGCGAGAAGGCAAAGGCGAAGATCGAGCAGGCCGAGGGCAAGGGCAAGGAATTCCTGGGCAATGCCGTCGGCAACGACCGAATGGCAGCCGAGGGGCGGGCGGAAAAGAGCTTGGGCGATGCCCGACAGAGCAAGGAGAAGGCGAAGGACGCCTTCAAGCGCTGA